From Echinicola soli, a single genomic window includes:
- a CDS encoding RagB/SusD family nutrient uptake outer membrane protein: protein MKKFQYKLITLVTALTLMTTFSCSEYLDAPLENQILAEGTDYSQSQNMVLLLNGAYAELYGFQWETFPLISVRGDDANPAGDQEPLFKTDTYDYDRSFWIYNSTWLNMYSDIIYWNGAIEEIQKYQEAGASASKASQYIAEIQVMKGYNLLQLARLWNNILIPESSDPNALYDVELTPYNGVMQYISDLMDQAMPSLPNVHPNQRSDIRGGVTRYTALAIKALANLEMENYQGAADATGAIIESGEFMLETDYYQLFKIPGKLNNENILEFQYSDYGAESGTSDRFPWQVYGPQAIGWQPAVPGSSGGWGFWEPTEKYVKFMLDRNDRKRLTTTVLFTPDGISDIESDPDYANLPNWVTNITPDGDTFGNAPRYKFLSGKHYLPTTQLTPGRFNYGENKNMIAIRYAEILLVHAEALVSGASSSAMSADEAVNAVRSRANLGMLSGVTLDEVLDEKFAEFGMEWGVRFFDLVRHDRTSELNYGGRTFQEGDRFLPYPLDQQDILPQLKEASNQ from the coding sequence ATGAAAAAATTTCAATATAAACTGATCACATTGGTCACGGCTTTAACCTTGATGACCACCTTTTCCTGTAGCGAATACCTGGATGCTCCGCTGGAAAACCAAATTCTGGCAGAAGGAACTGATTATTCCCAATCCCAAAACATGGTTCTTTTGCTAAATGGCGCATATGCTGAGCTTTATGGATTTCAGTGGGAAACCTTTCCGCTTATCTCAGTACGCGGCGATGATGCCAACCCGGCGGGTGACCAGGAGCCCTTGTTTAAAACAGACACCTACGATTATGACAGAAGCTTCTGGATCTATAATTCCACTTGGCTAAACATGTACTCCGATATTATCTACTGGAATGGTGCTATCGAAGAGATCCAAAAATACCAGGAAGCGGGGGCAAGTGCTTCAAAAGCCAGTCAATATATCGCCGAGATCCAAGTCATGAAAGGCTATAACTTGCTTCAACTGGCCAGGCTTTGGAACAATATCCTGATTCCCGAAAGTTCAGACCCTAACGCTCTTTATGATGTGGAACTCACGCCTTATAATGGGGTGATGCAATACATTTCCGACCTGATGGATCAGGCCATGCCAAGTCTCCCAAATGTTCATCCCAACCAACGTTCGGATATCAGGGGTGGTGTGACCCGCTACACAGCCTTGGCCATTAAAGCCTTGGCCAACTTGGAAATGGAAAATTATCAAGGGGCCGCTGACGCTACCGGGGCGATCATTGAAAGCGGGGAATTTATGTTGGAAACGGATTACTACCAGCTGTTTAAAATTCCTGGAAAACTAAATAATGAGAACATCCTGGAATTTCAATACTCAGATTATGGTGCTGAGAGTGGTACATCCGACAGATTCCCATGGCAGGTATACGGTCCTCAAGCGATAGGCTGGCAGCCCGCCGTACCCGGGTCAAGTGGCGGATGGGGCTTCTGGGAACCTACCGAAAAATACGTCAAGTTCATGCTTGACCGAAATGACCGTAAGCGTTTAACGACTACTGTCCTTTTCACCCCAGACGGTATCAGTGACATTGAGTCGGATCCTGACTATGCAAATTTACCCAATTGGGTCACCAATATCACCCCTGATGGCGATACTTTTGGCAACGCCCCTCGGTACAAATTCCTAAGCGGCAAGCACTATCTACCCACTACCCAGCTGACACCAGGGAGATTTAATTATGGTGAAAACAAAAATATGATTGCCATCCGATACGCCGAAATCCTTTTGGTACATGCAGAAGCATTGGTGAGTGGTGCTTCCAGCAGTGCCATGTCAGCAGATGAAGCGGTAAATGCGGTGCGGTCCAGGGCAAACCTTGGAATGCTGAGCGGGGTCACCTTGGATGAGGTACTGGATGAGAAATTTGCCGAATTTGGCATGGAGTGGGGTGTTCGTTTCTTCGACTTGGTAAGGCATGACCGTACAAGCGAACTCAACTACGGCGGAAGAACCTTCCAAGAAGGCGACAGGTTCCTGCCTTACCCACTTGATCAACAGGATATCCTTCCCCAGCTAAAAGAAGCTAGCAATCAATAA
- a CDS encoding SusC/RagA family TonB-linked outer membrane protein, whose amino-acid sequence MIELLRISKESWKPNVSYSGKIFMILIMVFFAMIKLGTAQDASVTGTVLDQGGEPIPGVNILEQGTSNGTITDLDGKYSITLSSPDATLKFSFIGFEPQTIALNGRSQLDITLQEELTGLDEVVVIGYGAQKEKEMTSAITTLKTEDLVKTPSSNAMQSLQGKVAGVQIVSKGAPGASPTVRVRGIGSFEGGGAPLYVVDGMFFDNIDFLNSNDIKTLSVLKDASASAIYGARASNGVVLIETKSGEYEQEAEIVYDGYYGVQNPQNVLKMANSQQFVQYVNETGSVPDMEFVDNAMQAYGRSRIDPGIPAVNTDWYNEIMSPAPIQNHTLTFSGGSAKTRYSIGGSYFSQDGLLNETRNEYERVNIRANIDSKVKEWITVGGNFTFSTAKQYVGSDAAWFNAYFAVPILPKYDEEFGASPVPLSNAQRLGYRGRQNPFYPLLYNDNRNKVNKINGNLHAELTFIPDKLTFRSAYSYKLNMVNARNVNFAYNDGVLDPLSSLSRSNQTYFDQIIDNYLTYKDFFGDHGITATLGQSFRSETYEVLSGNRNDLDPNPTFNNEELWYLNNGQANDINTVSDGGSRIFYLSFFGRLAYNYKEKYLLYATYRQDNYNKFQVDSEDFFTLGAGWVATEEDFFDVKGIDFLKFRASWGQLGNDGINPSVGQPTLQGTNNAFNDVRVPGFRLDPTYDLIDKIETTEETNFGVTAKFFQNRLSLEADYYIRNTQSLAVTVLQPLFRGSVRRSVGEIQNKGLEVSLNWENKVSEDFSYYIGGNFATLQNTVKGLGGPEYLNSGQAEFRQRSIVGQPYQAFYGYEVAGVFQNESDISNSGYSEQFLAENDLVPGDFMFKDQNGDGVIDDLDRVVLGSYLPELTYGGNLGFRYKNLDFSVLIQGQSGHSILNRKRGEMIFTNDTNIDADLATNLWRGEGTSNKYPSAAGLRKGWNQNFSDYFVEDGSFFRVQNVRMSYSLLNKEVMGVIMPETRITLTAERPLTIFNYNGFNPEVDNGIDRQTYPIPAVYTVGLNVKF is encoded by the coding sequence ATGATTGAGCTTTTACGCATAAGTAAGGAATCATGGAAACCCAACGTATCCTACTCAGGGAAAATTTTCATGATATTGATCATGGTATTTTTTGCGATGATCAAGCTAGGCACCGCGCAAGATGCCAGTGTTACGGGAACAGTCCTCGACCAAGGTGGTGAACCCATCCCTGGAGTAAACATCCTGGAACAAGGCACCAGCAATGGGACCATTACTGACTTGGATGGCAAGTATTCGATTACCCTCAGCTCTCCCGATGCCACATTGAAATTTTCTTTTATCGGATTCGAGCCCCAAACCATCGCCCTGAACGGGAGATCCCAACTGGACATTACGCTCCAAGAAGAATTGACGGGTCTCGATGAAGTTGTTGTCATCGGTTATGGTGCACAGAAAGAGAAGGAAATGACCTCGGCCATCACCACACTTAAAACCGAAGACCTGGTCAAAACCCCAAGTTCTAACGCCATGCAATCACTACAAGGAAAAGTAGCCGGCGTACAGATCGTCAGCAAGGGCGCGCCTGGTGCTTCCCCTACGGTAAGGGTGAGAGGTATCGGCTCCTTTGAAGGAGGAGGAGCACCATTATATGTAGTGGATGGAATGTTCTTTGACAACATCGACTTCCTCAACTCCAATGACATCAAAACCCTCTCAGTACTTAAAGATGCTTCAGCATCTGCCATTTATGGTGCCAGGGCCTCCAATGGGGTCGTACTGATCGAAACCAAATCCGGTGAATACGAGCAGGAAGCGGAAATCGTCTATGACGGATATTACGGGGTACAAAATCCTCAAAATGTACTCAAGATGGCCAACAGCCAGCAATTTGTACAGTACGTCAATGAAACAGGCTCAGTTCCTGACATGGAGTTTGTAGACAATGCCATGCAGGCCTATGGAAGGAGCCGGATAGACCCCGGCATTCCTGCGGTCAACACCGATTGGTATAATGAGATCATGAGCCCTGCCCCCATCCAAAACCACACCTTGACCTTCTCAGGCGGTAGTGCCAAAACCAGATACTCCATCGGTGGCAGCTATTTTAGCCAGGATGGGTTGCTCAATGAAACCAGAAATGAATACGAGCGGGTAAACATCCGCGCCAACATCGACTCCAAGGTAAAAGAGTGGATTACCGTGGGTGGTAACTTCACCTTCAGTACCGCCAAACAGTACGTAGGCTCTGACGCAGCTTGGTTCAACGCCTATTTTGCCGTACCTATTCTGCCCAAATATGATGAGGAATTTGGTGCATCTCCAGTCCCACTGTCCAATGCACAACGACTCGGCTACAGGGGAAGACAAAACCCTTTCTATCCGCTGCTATATAATGACAACAGGAACAAGGTCAATAAAATCAATGGCAATCTCCATGCGGAGCTGACTTTCATTCCCGATAAACTAACTTTCCGATCTGCTTATAGTTATAAGCTCAATATGGTCAATGCCCGAAATGTCAACTTCGCCTACAATGACGGGGTACTGGATCCACTTTCAAGTCTTTCCAGATCAAACCAAACCTACTTTGACCAGATCATAGATAACTACCTTACTTATAAGGACTTTTTCGGTGACCATGGTATTACCGCTACACTAGGGCAATCTTTCAGAAGTGAAACCTACGAAGTCCTCAGTGGAAACCGAAACGACTTGGATCCCAATCCTACCTTTAACAATGAGGAACTATGGTACCTGAACAATGGCCAAGCCAATGATATCAATACGGTCTCAGATGGCGGTAGTCGCATATTTTACCTTTCTTTCTTTGGTAGATTAGCTTATAACTATAAGGAAAAATACTTGCTTTACGCCACCTATCGTCAGGACAATTACAATAAATTCCAGGTGGACAGTGAGGACTTCTTCACCCTTGGTGCCGGCTGGGTAGCTACAGAGGAAGATTTTTTTGATGTAAAAGGCATCGACTTCCTTAAATTCAGGGCTTCTTGGGGCCAGCTTGGGAACGACGGAATCAACCCATCTGTGGGACAACCTACTCTACAAGGAACCAACAATGCTTTCAATGATGTACGTGTTCCTGGTTTTAGATTGGATCCCACCTATGACCTGATCGATAAGATAGAGACCACAGAAGAAACTAACTTTGGAGTGACGGCTAAATTCTTCCAAAATAGGCTATCGCTGGAAGCAGATTACTATATTAGAAACACCCAAAGTCTAGCAGTAACCGTATTGCAGCCCTTGTTTAGAGGTTCCGTGCGGAGAAGTGTTGGAGAGATCCAAAACAAAGGCTTGGAGGTCTCCTTAAACTGGGAAAACAAAGTTTCCGAGGATTTCTCGTATTACATCGGCGGTAACTTTGCCACCCTGCAAAACACCGTCAAAGGACTTGGCGGTCCTGAGTACCTTAACTCCGGCCAGGCTGAATTCCGCCAACGATCCATCGTAGGCCAGCCTTACCAGGCATTTTATGGCTATGAGGTAGCTGGGGTTTTCCAGAACGAATCAGACATCTCCAATAGTGGCTATTCAGAACAGTTTTTGGCCGAAAATGACCTAGTGCCTGGTGACTTTATGTTTAAGGACCAAAATGGTGATGGGGTCATCGATGATCTCGACAGAGTGGTTCTTGGCTCTTATCTACCAGAACTCACTTACGGTGGCAACCTTGGCTTCAGGTATAAGAACCTTGACTTTTCGGTCCTTATCCAAGGACAATCTGGCCATAGTATCCTGAACAGAAAAAGGGGTGAAATGATTTTCACTAATGACACTAACATCGATGCGGACTTGGCCACCAATCTCTGGAGAGGAGAAGGTACTTCCAATAAGTACCCTTCTGCTGCCGGCCTGCGAAAAGGATGGAACCAGAATTTCAGTGATTACTTTGTGGAAGACGGTTCTTTTTTCAGGGTCCAAAACGTACGCATGTCCTACTCCTTGCTGAACAAGGAAGTGATGGGAGTAATCATGCCGGAAACGCGCATCACCCTGACAGCAGAACGGCCATTGACCATTTTCAACTACAATGGTTTTAACCCAGAGGTGGACAACGGCATTGACCGACAGACCTACCCTATCCCTGCTGTATATACCGTGGGATTAAATGTCAAGTTCTAA
- a CDS encoding SusD/RagB family nutrient-binding outer membrane lipoprotein — translation MKKLYNTYISLFLVVLFSCENTPFDELNNDPTALTEVDLNLMLPEVLSSSMFNEGGGGPRAIGIIMQQFIGLDAQQIDYTQYILGTDLLNNYWRGGLYAGVLRSCDVMIKQAQQEDAPFYEAVGKVVMANQYGISTSYFGSMPFTEALQGAEVFQPKYDTQEAVYMGVIQMLDEAITILSGEPIGYAGGDLIYDGNVKRWLKTAKALKARFLMHQTKRNSSNYSAALTELGGAYTSIEEQSDFQFETAQISNYSLAKFGIERPSTLGIDSRFAEMMKGDPRRPFYMFQDGDGVWQYFGSDANLPYSKSDAKIPMISFAEVKFMEAEALLETGADPAMALKEAIVASFDQCGADGGEAYADAVITEGIDKETIIVEAYKAYYGTAFHETWVNYRRTGFPVLEANPNGSNGFNPSGVVPKRFLYPDSEFQTNMENVTAAQKAQDGALLDVALWAFE, via the coding sequence ATGAAGAAATTATATAATACATACATATCTCTCTTCTTAGTTGTTCTCTTTTCATGTGAAAACACCCCTTTTGATGAGCTGAACAATGATCCAACAGCATTGACAGAAGTAGACTTAAACCTCATGTTACCGGAGGTGCTGAGCTCTTCTATGTTCAATGAAGGTGGCGGTGGTCCAAGGGCAATTGGTATTATCATGCAGCAATTTATAGGGCTGGATGCGCAACAGATTGATTACACTCAGTATATACTTGGAACAGATCTCTTGAATAATTATTGGAGAGGTGGCTTGTATGCCGGAGTGCTAAGAAGTTGTGATGTGATGATCAAGCAAGCCCAGCAAGAAGATGCTCCCTTCTATGAAGCCGTTGGGAAAGTGGTCATGGCCAATCAATATGGAATCAGTACCTCCTATTTTGGAAGTATGCCATTTACAGAAGCTCTTCAGGGTGCTGAAGTATTTCAGCCTAAATACGATACGCAAGAAGCAGTCTATATGGGGGTCATTCAAATGCTTGACGAAGCTATAACAATTCTTTCAGGAGAACCGATCGGGTATGCAGGCGGGGATTTGATTTATGATGGTAATGTCAAAAGATGGTTAAAGACTGCCAAAGCACTGAAAGCAAGATTCTTGATGCATCAGACTAAAAGGAATTCGTCAAATTATTCGGCGGCCCTGACTGAATTGGGCGGCGCATATACTTCCATAGAGGAGCAGTCGGATTTCCAGTTTGAAACCGCCCAGATTTCAAATTATTCGCTGGCAAAATTTGGTATAGAGAGACCTAGTACATTAGGGATAGACAGTAGATTTGCTGAAATGATGAAAGGAGATCCGAGACGGCCATTCTACATGTTCCAGGATGGTGATGGAGTATGGCAATACTTTGGTAGTGATGCCAATTTGCCGTATTCCAAGAGTGATGCCAAAATACCGATGATTTCTTTTGCAGAGGTTAAATTTATGGAAGCAGAGGCATTATTAGAAACAGGTGCTGATCCGGCTATGGCCTTAAAAGAGGCTATTGTGGCTAGTTTCGACCAATGTGGTGCCGACGGAGGTGAAGCGTATGCGGATGCGGTAATTACAGAAGGCATAGACAAAGAGACAATCATAGTCGAAGCCTATAAGGCGTATTATGGAACGGCTTTTCATGAAACTTGGGTGAACTACAGGAGAACAGGTTTCCCAGTTCTGGAAGCTAACCCTAATGGATCCAATGGATTTAATCCTTCAGGTGTGGTGCCGAAGAGGTTTTTATATCCCGATAGTGAGTTTCAAACCAACATGGAAAATGTTACGGCAGCACAGAAGGCTCAAGACGGAGCTTTGTTGGATGTAGCGCTTTGGGCGTTTGAGTAA
- a CDS encoding carboxypeptidase-like regulatory domain-containing protein yields MRTMITGFLTLILALIVQFTFAQEKIVTGTVINEDGVPLPGVSVVIKETYDGVTTDIDGNYSIKVNKGMS; encoded by the coding sequence ATGAGAACAATGATTACTGGTTTTTTAACGCTAATACTGGCGTTAATCGTGCAATTTACCTTTGCACAAGAAAAGATTGTAACGGGCACTGTGATAAATGAGGATGGTGTCCCCTTGCCGGGAGTTAGCGTGGTAATAAAGGAAACCTATGATGGTGTTACTACGGATATTGACGGTAATTACTCTATCAAAGTAAATAAGGGGATGTCCTAG
- a CDS encoding SusC/RagA family TonB-linked outer membrane protein has product MVGESTKIDVTLGADAKELGEVVITASGLEANKSSLGYAVQNVDTQEILDSKEPNLVNALNAKVAGVQVTSSAGTPGASSSIRIRGSVSVNKSNQPLFVVDGIPIDNSTGGGGNTAGGVTESNRAIDLNPNDIASLTVLKGAAATALYGVRAANGAIVITTKKGKAGKPVVKISTTYAVDKVNKLPKRQNIYAQGAFKDGVATYRGPETAEGDSWGPMISELEFDGDDGYFFDKGGKLVPKGTGNGVPARAYDPYSFFENGRTINLNASVSGGNETTRYYFSGGRLDQKGVIPNASFQRTSFRSNLEVDISEKLSATMSASFSNSGGFRVQQGSNINGIMLGLLRNTPTFDIGNGLSGQSAANEESTYVNPDGSQRSYRWGVYDSPYWTVNKNPTEDNVNRVIGIAGLKYEINKSLYLSYKLGIDHYSEAVISALDINLGGFGNNVGSVTQRFAGNSDVTSDLVFGFNHELVDGLTMTGLVGYNLFNSHYTQQETFGNTLAAPNFYHISNAADLTADEDISRKRIHGLYSTLDFSYNDWAFLNLTGRNDWSSALPSDNNTYQSYSVSTGIVLSEAIDIRDSFLDYLKLRASYGVIGNDAPIYSTANIYSQAESDGDGFISSVEYPSYGTNAFERGTLLANPQLTPERATTYEVGGEVRLFNGRFGLDVTYFNTQSEDVIIEVQTSATTGYLESVLNSGEILNKGWEIIGSFTPVESYDFRWDIEGNFTSMENTVEQLAEGLDRVFLAGFTSTSASLVTGMPYSTIWGDGFQRADDGRMIIGSDGWPLADPEKKALGDPNPDFTLGLRNSFEYKGIRLSALLDFRKGGDVWCGTCGIMDYFGTSQLSADERNDKIVFDGVINTGTSDNPVYVENDISVPIAQSPTASEGEFYRRRYGFGGITEMNIWDGSWMRLRELTLSYTLPDNLLDGIGLLEGAGLSVTGRNLWLKTDYPGIDPETNLTGNSNGYGLDYFNSPNTKSVSMTLNLTF; this is encoded by the coding sequence ATTGTAGGTGAGTCCACTAAGATTGATGTCACTTTAGGAGCCGATGCCAAAGAACTCGGAGAAGTGGTGATCACCGCCTCAGGTTTGGAAGCCAACAAAAGTAGTCTGGGGTATGCGGTGCAGAATGTGGATACTCAGGAAATTCTGGATTCCAAAGAGCCTAACCTGGTCAATGCTCTGAATGCTAAAGTAGCTGGGGTTCAGGTGACCTCTTCCGCCGGAACGCCCGGAGCTTCCTCTAGCATCAGAATCCGGGGGAGTGTCTCTGTCAACAAAAGCAACCAACCTCTGTTTGTAGTAGACGGAATTCCTATTGATAATTCCACCGGTGGCGGCGGGAATACCGCGGGTGGTGTTACAGAATCCAACAGGGCCATAGATTTGAACCCAAACGACATTGCTTCCCTGACAGTACTAAAAGGTGCTGCTGCTACCGCACTCTATGGGGTAAGGGCTGCCAATGGGGCAATAGTGATTACAACTAAAAAGGGTAAGGCCGGAAAACCGGTTGTAAAAATTTCTACAACTTATGCAGTGGATAAAGTCAACAAACTACCCAAAAGACAGAATATCTATGCTCAAGGTGCATTTAAAGATGGTGTGGCCACCTATCGCGGACCAGAAACCGCGGAAGGAGATTCTTGGGGGCCAATGATTTCAGAGTTGGAATTTGATGGGGATGATGGTTATTTCTTTGATAAAGGAGGGAAACTTGTCCCTAAGGGTACTGGAAACGGTGTGCCCGCCAGAGCATACGATCCCTATAGTTTCTTTGAGAATGGTAGAACGATAAATTTAAATGCTTCTGTTTCCGGCGGAAATGAGACAACTCGTTACTATTTCTCAGGGGGAAGATTGGATCAAAAAGGGGTAATACCCAATGCCTCTTTTCAAAGAACATCCTTCAGGAGCAACCTTGAAGTAGATATTTCTGAAAAATTGTCTGCTACCATGTCTGCGAGTTTCTCTAATTCCGGAGGATTTAGGGTGCAGCAAGGATCAAATATCAATGGCATTATGCTGGGCTTGCTGAGAAATACACCCACGTTCGATATTGGTAATGGACTGTCGGGACAGTCTGCTGCAAATGAGGAATCTACCTATGTCAATCCAGATGGATCGCAGCGATCTTATCGGTGGGGAGTATATGACAGCCCCTATTGGACGGTTAATAAAAACCCGACAGAGGATAATGTCAACAGAGTCATCGGAATAGCGGGATTGAAATATGAAATAAACAAAAGTCTATACTTATCCTATAAGCTAGGAATCGATCATTATTCCGAGGCAGTCATTAGTGCTTTGGATATTAACCTCGGCGGTTTTGGTAACAACGTAGGATCAGTTACGCAGCGATTTGCCGGAAACTCGGATGTCACTTCCGATTTGGTTTTTGGGTTCAATCATGAGTTGGTCGATGGACTTACCATGACGGGATTGGTCGGATATAATTTGTTTAATTCGCACTATACCCAACAGGAAACTTTCGGGAATACATTAGCTGCGCCGAATTTTTATCATATCAGTAATGCGGCAGATCTTACGGCAGATGAGGATATTTCTCGTAAGCGTATCCATGGTCTGTACAGTACACTGGATTTTTCTTACAATGATTGGGCTTTCCTGAATCTTACCGGTAGAAATGACTGGTCTTCGGCATTGCCAAGTGATAATAATACCTACCAGTCTTATTCGGTAAGTACAGGGATTGTATTATCGGAAGCTATTGATATCCGCGATTCATTTTTGGATTATTTGAAGCTTAGGGCGTCCTACGGGGTAATAGGGAACGATGCCCCTATTTATTCCACCGCCAATATTTATTCCCAGGCAGAATCAGATGGTGATGGGTTTATTTCATCCGTTGAATATCCCTCTTACGGAACAAATGCCTTTGAAAGAGGAACATTGCTGGCCAATCCACAATTGACTCCGGAAAGGGCGACTACCTATGAGGTAGGAGGAGAAGTTCGCCTCTTTAATGGAAGATTTGGCCTGGATGTGACTTATTTCAATACTCAGTCAGAAGATGTCATAATCGAAGTTCAAACCTCAGCCACTACAGGATATCTTGAATCAGTATTGAATTCTGGGGAAATTCTCAATAAGGGCTGGGAAATAATCGGTAGTTTCACACCGGTTGAAAGTTATGATTTTCGCTGGGATATAGAGGGTAATTTTACCAGTATGGAGAACACTGTCGAGCAGTTGGCAGAAGGATTGGATAGGGTGTTTCTGGCTGGGTTTACCTCTACTTCTGCTTCGTTGGTCACCGGTATGCCATACAGTACCATATGGGGAGATGGTTTCCAAAGGGCAGATGACGGCAGAATGATCATAGGAAGTGATGGGTGGCCGCTTGCCGATCCGGAGAAAAAAGCCCTTGGCGACCCAAATCCGGATTTTACGCTTGGCTTGAGAAATTCATTTGAGTACAAGGGGATTCGCCTTTCCGCATTATTGGACTTCAGAAAAGGAGGGGACGTTTGGTGCGGAACCTGTGGGATTATGGATTATTTCGGTACTTCGCAGCTTTCTGCGGATGAAAGGAACGATAAGATCGTTTTTGACGGAGTGATCAATACCGGCACCAGTGATAATCCTGTTTACGTGGAAAATGACATTTCCGTACCGATAGCACAAAGTCCAACTGCATCTGAAGGTGAGTTTTATCGAAGAAGATATGGATTTGGCGGAATAACAGAAATGAACATTTGGGATGGCTCTTGGATGCGGTTAAGGGAACTTACCCTTTCCTATACATTGCCCGATAACCTTTTAGACGGGATTGGGCTGCTGGAAGGTGCGGGATTATCCGTTACCGGAAGAAACCTTTGGCTGAAGACGGACTATCCCGGAATTGACCCGGAGACTAATTTAACAGGTAATTCCAATGGATATGGCCTGGATTATTTCAATTCTCCGAACACCAAGAGTGTTTCCATGACGCTTAATCTTACGTTTTAA